The window atccaacataaagtacttggtaagtaattattattatatgctttaacttgctgtaactctgctttataagttttataaagtaaagttacttccctactttataaatcaccattactgtggaactggtgggtggttagaaaattttactaccaacagagatacaaaagtgggcagtaggtataaaaaggttgactacccctggtctagaggtatatatatatacattaactatatgccTTCGGGAGAGTGAGGAGGAGCCTACACGGCGCCAGGGGATAAGCGTTTgtgaatggcccattaaagaaaggagaggaaaagggaaggccTGCCtaatcctctctttctcctcttcatctacaatacaatgccatcggccatccTGACCTGGTATTAattacacacaagtataaaaattatacttataaaacctctctgtatgcttagccgaaattataaaatgtcctttaagcTTCGTAGTAAAAGGAAGTTTTCTACACAGTAcatctctgcaagccaggaaattcccacattccttttccttctctccctatagaaaggagaggacaagaaacctgactttttctctcaaaattaatattcatatcaatttttctattctttgtcaCCTTACCacaataatagtttccaggtccatccatgttgttgcaaaaggtaatatttcctttttttcatggccccataatattccattgtatcaatatatatgtaccacagcattttaatccactcgtccactgatggacacttgggctgtttccagatctttgctattgtgaacaatgctgccataaacatggtggtgcatttctttttttgaatcagtgatatggtgttcttgggatatattcctaaaagactgggtcaaaaggcagtcccatttttaattttttgaggaatcttcatactgttttccacagtggctgcaccagtctgcattcccatcagcagtgcaggagggttctcctttctcaacatcctcgccagcacctatcatgtgttgttttgttaatgagtgccatctgactggtgtgaggtggtatctcattgtggttttaatttgcatttctctaatgattagtgatgttgaacattttttcatatgcctattggccatctgtatgtcctctttggagaagtgtctattcatttcttttgcctgttttttgattggattgtttgccttcctggtattgaattttacaagttctttataaattttggttattaaccccttatcagacgtattgtcgaatatgttctcccgttgtgtagtttgtctttttattctgttcttattgtctttggctgtgcaaaagctttttagtttgatatagtcccatttatttatcctgtcttttatttcacttgcccgtggagataaattggcaaatatattgctgtgagagatgtcagagagcttactgcctatgttttcttctaagatgcttatggtttcacgacttacattaagtcttttatccattttgagtttatttttgtgaatggtgtaagttggtggtctagttttatttttttgcaggtagctgtccaattttcccaacaccatttgttaaagagactgtctttgctctattgtatactcttacctccccTGTCATATAAACAACCTAATTCTTAATTAAGCCTTTGTTCACATGATAAAACTCTTCTGGCTCAACTCCCTTTGTTCTCAGAAAGAAGTCAAAAGTTGCTGATGTGGTGTGTCTTGGTCAAGCAAGGGATAACTTCAGGGTCTGGAAGAGAATTCATGAGTTTATTTTGCAGAAGAGAAGAATGCCTCCCAGGTAGCTATGACCACCTGCAGGCTCCCAGGAATCTGACAAGACAGAGGTTATCTAAGACTGAAGACGCACAGGCTTCTCTTTAGTTCTCTGatgttcccctcccccaactccctagCTGCATAAAAACCTTACTTTTGCTTTTTGGAGAGGAAAATTTGAGAGATCTTGCTCTCCACCCTTCACTTTGGCCACATCGAATAAACTTTTCTCTATCTCCAAGCACCAGTGTCTCAGTGTTTTTGGCTTTCTAGTAGCACACTGGGCACAGAAACCTGAATTCTGGCAGGTAATTCCTTGACACCTCCATAGACCAGCTGACTTAGCAATAGACATTTATACCTTcgcagtcctggaggctggaagtccaagatcgagTTGTCAGAAAGTTGATTGCTCCTGAGGtctctctctttggcttgcaGAAGGCTGCCTTCTTGATCTGCCTTCACATGTTCTTTCTTCTGTGCATGACATGTGGTGAGTCCCTGGTGTCCCTCTTAGTGTCCTCACATCTTCTTGTcaggacatcagtcatattgggTCAGAGTTCACCCTAATGTCTCCTTTAAATGTAATCACCTCCGTAAAGCCCTATCTCAAATATAGTTACATTCTGAGAAcctggggttaggacttcagcatACTGATTTGGGGTGGGGACACAGTTCAGCTCAGGCAATAACCAAAGACCTTCTGAGTGAGTGGGTGTGGTAAGGGCATGAGCCTTGTCTTGTGAACCGTCTCCCAGGTCATGTCCAACTTGACCCTGACTCACCTGCTTCCATCCCAGACTTTGCTGCCCCAGGAGCCCCGCCCCCTCTCACCTGGCCAGCATCACACCCCACCCTCACCTGCTCCTCCCTTATCCATTCCCAGTCACTGCCAGAGGGGAAGGTCTGGTGGCATGGTGATGGAGAgtgaacaagaaaaataattaatggttaatttgtatttaaataaataaaattttagagtaTTAGTAGAATTAGATACGTGAGAATATCAGAGCTTTTTAAGAAGCAGCATAGAAAGCAGAAGTCCAGCTGAGAATCAGGTCAGAGACAGGGCAGTTCAGGTGCTCAAGACTGATCACAAAGTGAAGGTCTGGTCCTTTGACCACAGAGCCGATGACCATGTGACCGTCCCGGGGAGGAACTGAGTGACAGTCCAGACAGTATGGACTGGGCCATGGTGCAGCCAAAGGGAGGAATGATGAGCCTGATATGGTGGGATTCAAGGCAGGAAGGAAAAGCAAGAGCGAAGGTGTGCATTGGGAATACGTCCATAGAACAATTTCGGAGAAGGTCTTTGGTCTTCCACAGACCAGCTGTTTCTCCCCTGATCTTGGCCATCCTGGTGGAAGTTGGCAGACACCTGCCCCATCACACCCCTCCATCCGCACTGTTGCCTGGCAGTGTAGGGCAGAATCCAGGGGTCTCTGGCTGCTTCAGCCCATCTATTTAGATGCTCCCCTCTCCGTGTTTCCTCTGAGGAGGGCGGCGCAGAGCGGCACAGATGAGGACCACACACAGTCTTGACTATCTGGTGCATGAAACCCAGACAAAGTGGTCACCTGAAAACATCTCCTCCTCCTGGAGGAAAAGAGCAAAGCAGAGGTCAGTCTCAGAGATCCAGGGGACCTCCAGGTCATTTCCTCCAAGACAGTCACTGTCCTGCTCCTGGCACATGTCCATTCTCTGCCATCTCAGACGGCTCGCAGGAATTCTCCAGGCCAGAGCAAGAGTGCTGTCCACCATGGGGACAGTGTCCCTGGGTTCACACATCCCGGCAGCCCTGGGTGAGCACTTACCTCAAATAGGAAAGGCCAGGTGTTAGCTGCAGAGCTGGGGCAAGGATTCCAGAGCCATTCAGGACCCACGACGCTTCCAGATTCCTGCTATGCCACCCTCGACATGTGTGGGGACATGGTCCTCATGGCCCAAACTGTAGCCACTTATTACACCTGTGTTCTGTCAACTAGATGGGGAAtagcagaagaaaggaacagACGACCAAGCTAGCTGCTCCTAAGGAAGAGTCCCGGAAGCTGCCATATGGAGTTTCTTTTCACTTCTCCCTGTCTAGGAGTCATTCGGCCATATCTAGCAGCAAAGGAGTTTGGGAAATGGAGCCTTTATTTTGGATAACTTGCAAAATCATGGCTTACACATTCTGAAACAAAGAGCATTAATACAATGAGCCAATAAGTAGTCTCTGTCACATACGTGAGACAGTTTACAACAATAAATACGAAATATGTATGTCCTAGGTTAAGGAATAGACCCCCAATATTCATGCCTTTTTCAgaacttcagaatgtgaccttatttggaaatagggtccttGCGAAGGTAATTATTTATGGTGAGGCCACACTGATGTTGGGTGGGCCCTTAATCTAATACacctggtgtccttataagaagaggagacacAGACATAGATTCACAGGAGGAAGGCCACGGAAAGGCAGAGGTTGGAAGGATATTCTACATGCCAAGGATTTCGGGCAACCAGAGGGGAAAGGCCCCACCTGAGGCAGACACAGGAGCCGTCTGAGAAAGCACAGTCTGCGTACACCTTCCCTTCAGGCTTCGGTCCTCTAGAACTGTGGGAGGGTATGTTTTTGTAGCTTGAAGCCATCCAGTTCTGGTACTTGATTATGGCGTCCTAGGAAACTACAGGAGTTTTTCCTTATCCGAGGCTTTGCTTTCTGTGGTTTGAGTTCCTCATGGTCAACTACAGTTCGAAAATATCAAATGCGTgatctagaaataaacaatttgtatGTTTTAAGTTGGGCTGTTCTGagcagcatgatgaaatctcatccCATCCCTTTCTTTCCTGCCTGAGAGGTGAATCATCCTTGGTCCAGCATCTCCACCCAGTATACACTCCTGCCTCTTAGTCACCAGCAACCCCCTCGGTTATCAACTCGACTGTCCATGTATAGAAGTGCTTATGTTCAAGTCtcccttatttcacttaataatggGCCCAATGCACAAGAGTTGTGATTCCCACCATCAGATATTCCAAagagtgcttcctttaagtgaaaaagtaAAAGTTCTCCGcttataaggaaagaaaaaaaaaatcttatgctCAGATTGCATAAGATTGGTGAGAAAGAATCTTCTATCCATGAaatgtgaagaagaaaataattatgaaaaatggTGAGTACAGTACAAGtacatattttgagagagagaccacatgcacataacttttattacagcatTTTGTgacaattgttctattttattattagctattgttcatttgtttatgtgccttatttataaattaaactttatcataggtatatatAGGGGAAAACTAATGTATATAGGATTTGGTGCTATCGAAGTTTCAGACATCCACAGGAGGTATTGGAATGTGTCCCCAGACATAAGGAGGGACTATGGACTAATTTCTCTACAGCAGTTCTCAAACACTTTGGTTTCAGGACTCATctacattcttaaaaattattgagggccctggccggttggctcagtggtagagcgtcagcctggtgtgcaggagtcccgggttcgattcccggccagggcacacaggagaagcgcccatctgcttctccacccctccccctctccttcctctctgtctttctcttcccctcctgcagccagggctccattggagcaaagttggcccgggcgctgaggatggctctgtggcctctgcctcaggtgctagaatggctctggctgcaacagagcaatgccccagaggggccaagcatcgccccccagtgggcatgccgggtagatcccggtagggctttccaacttcagaaaaatacaaaaaaaaaaaatttattgagaacCACAAAGAGCTTTTGTGTATGTGGGTTCTATGTATTAATATTTACcacattagaaattaaaatggagaaaaatttgaaacacttattaattcattttaatataataacaACTCATTACATGttaacattaataatattttatgaattaatcaccatattttccaaaacaaaaaaaaatagtgagaagAGCTGGCtcttgttttgaaataattaattgattaattgtTTCAAAAAccaattaatcaattaattaagTTGTGCAAATATCTTTGGTGCCTGGCTTAACAGACGATAACTAGATTCTCAGACCAGCCTCTACATTGTCTGCTGGCATTGCCACCGCATGTAGCCTCTGTATgagggaggagaaaccagaagaatgcagaggagaaaggggcctgcaatgtctggggtcttagcctgtgacctcagtgttcaggtcAGAGGGAACAAGGGCAgataaaaaagtttgaaaaataacaaaccacaggtGTAAACCctgcttgttatcagttccttgaaatgaacttgcagctcCAGCAAGAAGAATGAGTAATAGAACTATCAAggacaacctgaccaggcagtggcgcagtggatagagtgttggactaggatgcggaggacacaggcttgagaccctgaagtcaccagcttgagtgcaggctcatctggcttaagctaaaagctcaccagcttggacccaaggttgctggcttgagcaaggggttactcagtctgctgaaggcccgcggtcaaggcacatatgagaaagcaatcaatgaacaactaaggtgtcgcaatgaaaaactggtgattgatgcttctcatctctctccgttcttgtctgtctgtctctgtctatccctctctctgactttctttgtccctgtaaaagaaaaaaaaaaaagaactatcaagGACAGACCTTCTGgcttcttctccctttccccttcctaaGACATGAAAGTCACGTAGGCCTACAAACAAAGAAGTcctagaaatcaggcatttgtcacatgaaagctaaaactgtaaaggtatataacctgtaagaaaatcaactttggggAGCCTGTGTTTTGGAGCCCATGTGCTCTGTGggctttaataaattctccttccttcactGATTAAGTTATCTAAGTGTCTTACCTCCATCGGGTCGCTTCCTGCTACATGTAGAATGCCAGTGTACACTGGGAGAGCATAAGCAGGGGAAAGCCTAACCACGTCTTATGCATTATTATGAAAACCATCTGACCTGGCAGATATCTGAGAGGGGTTGGGGGCCCCAGGACGCCTCGGACCATGTTTGAGAGCCTCTGCTTTCCCCTTGCGAGCTCTGTGGTAGACAGCTAGACTGAGCCCCAGTAGATATGATTCCGACTCTTTCCAGAGGGCACGTTGAAAATAAACCCTTGTTTCTCCTGGTTAGGGCCTTAAGAGAGCTCATTGCAAGTAGTTTTTATCGACGTCAGTTATCAATGTCCCAGCTTCACTCTGCTGCCTTCTAGAAGAAAAAGCTGAAACATGAGAAAGTGAAGGAAAAttttgaagggagggagggggaaagtagTCGTGAGAGAAAAGATGGATGAGAGAGGAAGGATTTAAGGCTAGTGGACCCCATCTGGAGAGGGTGGTTGAGTGGAAAGGGGGGCATAGCTCATGAGAAGCCACAGAGAACCACTATCAAAATGAGGGGGTGTCGGGAGCcaatcaacagctgctggttgacacagtcacagcaaagaagaagAGGCACAGTGATACTTTCCCCCTAACTTCTTGGGtctatttgatttttctttccccctttttctgggtgtgtgtgtgctgtcaCTTATGGCACAGGGTTAATAGTCACACCATGCTTTTCCTGCAGCATCacagtaatttctctggaaatgagacagagggtgtgaattccacagaaaagcctacaAACCCCCTTGCCTAGGCCCATAGacataggaggctggctatgatatccccaaAAGGGGCTAGGTCTGTAGAAAAATTCCCTCCTATAAATCATATTagtaaaaaatagattgtgacttatgaataggtaagAAATAGAGGctaaacacaaaagcacctttcagcctttaccCAATCCATTGCTTCAACCCCCTAACCTTTACATAttatagaagaataaaaaaactttccGTTCCTCTTACATATCTGACCTTCAGGTCATGGAAcgttctgagaaaaataaagttagaacttaactagtagatGAAAATAGTAGACAAACATAACTTTACTAGATAATAGGGCACTAAGTAAAACAgaatcaatactgaccttttagaagcttgaggcaatatttttgttgctgctcaagttattgtataactgtacttagtATGGCTTACTACTTGATTtatagcttaaagaaatgtactaacctcttcctggaatatttatccacattaaagcaaaaataactattaatcaatgtattttgTATATCGTGTAATTGTAACttactgtataaaaataaagctgtactagcaattggcagagatgcctggcagatcaactaaagaattcagctctctcaacTCGTTTCTTGCCGACGCCATccattcctgtgggacccctggattccccccagggTGGAACCCCGGCAAGGGGGAAAAAGGAGTACCTCCCCAGAAGGTGCCTTTTCAATatctactttttaaagttttgtggggtttttttgtgtgtgtgtgtgtgacagagacagagagagacagagagggacagatagaaacagacagacaggaagggagagagatgaatagcatcaattctttgctgcggcaccttagttgctcattgattgctttctcatatgtgccttggccaggatattacagtagaccaagtgaccctctgctcaagccagtgatcttgggctcaagctggagagccttgctcaaaccagataagcccacgctcaagctggcaacctcggggtttcgaacctgggtcctcacattCCAGTCGtcatgacactctatccactgcgccactgcctggtcaggcttaaagttGTTCTTGTAAGAATGTATGGAAGGATTGCCATGGCTGGTGATGCAGAGCCTTCTCCTGGAGtgccaaagtcactggtttgatcctggGGGCTCCAGCTTGACCAGAGAATGCCGGTTCCAGACCTGGTCATGGCatgtatgaggagcaatcaatgggtacacactaagtggaacaagttgatgcttctctttcttgctctcccttctcccccttcctccctccccccctctgaaaaacaaacaaacaaacaaaactaatttaaaaaagacaggtaatttttttttttaatgtagggaAGGATTTGTTCTGTTCCCCTAAGGGGGATACATTTGATTTTACTCTTTCATCTTATGCTgtgttcattatttatttattatacctTGTTTCCTGCCCCATTTCCTTTCCTCCATACTGGTGGGGGCAGTGGCAGTGGTGGCAGTCAAAGCAGCATTCTGTGTCAGCATCTAGCTTCTAGGTGCGGTTGGTGTGGGTGGGGCACACTGCCGCCAGCATTGCTGTTCACACTAGACAAGATTTCACAGTTTGAGGGCTTCTTCTTGGCTTTGATGCCTCCAAATCTAGTCTTCCATTTTTTCCTAGAGATTCAGTGAGCCAGAGTTTGTGCTTGCTTCTTCAACTAAGAACACCAAATAACAGTGCCAACTGTTATTTTTCCCCTCAATCAAGTCTATGGGACAGCTGCACTCAATGGGGTTTTACCTTATTTATTAGACAAACTAGAGACTGAGAAGGAACAGAGGATACTTGAACCACAAAATGACCCAACTATTCAAGATTACACAAGGAattctcaaataaatttttttcttggtgcTGTAAATTAAAAGCCTTTCATACTCATTTTTATAAGGGAAAGACATGATTACCTTTTGAGAAAGCAACCCACATTTTATAGACTTAAaactcatcttttatttttttcaattacaaaaaTACACAGccactcacaagaaaaaaaaaaaagaaaagaaagaaggaggaaagaaaggtccTCTGGACTTGGGTGAGGGTCACCTATGCCTGCGGACCTCACCCCTTGCTCGTCAGGTGCAGCAGTTTCTTTAGCATGGAGATGCTTCAGGAACAGTCAGCTTGAGCCACTGTGAGGGTCATGGGCATCCAAGTTCAAATTTCTGATGATATCCACCAAGTCATTCTGAGGACATAATTGTTCTGTTGATCTGTCGAGAGAGAAATTAGTAAGTGTCATCGTCAGGAAGCTgtgcagggaggaagggaaggatagGAGGTGCTGAGAACCCCTGGACAAGGTGTGAGCCAAGTCAAGGAGGGCCACTGAGGcctggagagaaacaggaagctgGCAAAAGTcttaggaaagaaagagaaggaaggaactgGGAGCCATGGAGGGAGAGAAGAGTAAAAAAGGGCGTggtgggaaaagagaaaggagtggAGACAGTGGGAGAGAGGTCAAGGGgagagagacatggagaagagacaGATGAGGCTGGGAGGGTGGCGCGGGTGACCGGACCCACAGCGGGACAGCTCCTCACCCCAAGATCCTCAGGAGCCGCCGCTTTGACTTCTCACTGATTTGAGTCAGCTTCTCCCAGGGCTCGAAATGTTTTCCTTGGTTGTCCACAAAGTGTTCCCAGCAGTCAGCAAACTCTGAGATGAAAAGAGGATTCCAGtcgggcctggggtggggggcagggaagcGGCAAGCCTCATCTGCTGGGTCACggtctcctccttccttttccttcccctcccctcctctccctggagTTGTCCCTCCCAGGTGCTATCACATCTTGGGCCTCAGCTGGGCCACCATCCTTCTTGTCCAGCTGTTCCCTACCCCATCCCCCAGGGGCTTTTCCCTCTTGAAACTGCAAAGTCTCCCATCTGCTGAcagctctgtctctcttctcaccTGGTTCTCCCATGACCAACAGTAGGATGTTAGATGTCCACAGATGTAGCAGCGCCATATTACATTTCCTCAACCAGTGACAGAACAGGCGGGAGGCGAAGATTAGCAGGCTCAGGTGGGGGCAGTCTTTGATGAAAGCAACCAGTGCCTCAGCACAGCTGAGGCAGGGGCTCCACGTGATGTAGCAGGTGATTTTGTAGCTCTGGGTTTGATCCAAGTCCAGTGAGCTGATCTTTTTAATAAAGCGAATTTCTGCATGGTCCTTTTTCTGGGGAAGGTCccagacaaagagagaaaagaataggTTGCTTAAAaagcaaggtaaaaaaaaaaaaaaaaagcaaggtccAGAGGTTCATGACCTCTGCCTTATGAACTTTTGAAGATGTAAACTTGCCTAAGACAGGCAAgaacctccttccttccttcattattCAGTCCTTCTTTAGCTAGCTCACTTATTTATTAACTCAAGACTCCCGCAGCTTGATCGAATTGGACCAGAGTCCCAGGGGCCAGAGTAAGTGATAGTTTAGCAAAGAGATACCTCCACAGCACAGTCCTGAATGCTCTAGGGACCTATTTTGACACTTGTCCAAGAAGTTGTCTGGAGATGTTTGAACCTGGGGATCCCAAGGAACAGATCAAAGCAGGAAGGAGGACGGACAGCCAGATTAGGGAGCAGGTGGAAAAACAGGAATGTTGTAGAGATCTTGCAGGTGGAGTTAAGTGCTCGGTCCTGGGAAGAGCACTGGCTTTCCGAAGCTGAGATCTGGAGGATCAGTAAACATGAACTTGTCAAAGAGGGGCAGGAAGAGCATTCTGTCGGAGGGAAGGGCTTCTGCTAACATCCAGGATGGAAGGACTGTAAGGAGTCTAAGGAAGCTGAGCTGATTCAGACCTAGCCATGTCTCAGTACTTTCCCTGCATGGTGGATGGGGTTAgaccctcctgccctgtgcccagaAAGCCTGCTTGGCACCTTGTTTTTAACACAGCCTTGGTCAAGTGTAGAGCCATCGGGATGCTTCAGCTGGTAGCACAAGTAGGTCTTTCTTCTGCCTTGTGGCTTTGGGACTTTGGACTCGTTGCCAAACTGATAGCGGAATTTATCTTCTGATAGTAGATTCATTGTGTTTCTGTACAATGGGAAGGAGAAAATTGAAGTTGCAGAGAGCATCCTCTTGCATCACCCAAGGCTCTGTCACCTTCTGAACCCAACTCCTTGGGTTCATTTGGGCCTCTGAGAGTGGGAAGGAagtgtctcctcctcctctgttggCCAGGAGGtctgggaagggagaagaaaaagagagatctaCTACCTTGCATGCTGCCTCCAACCTCCAGCCTGGCTGAAGCCCCACCAGCACCCATCATGGAGGCCATTGCAGGCAGATGACTGGGCTTGGTGGGGGCCACACGCTGAGAACTGGAAATTGCATGTCCTTCCTCGGCTCATATGCCTTTGCCTGAACCCCAGATTCCACAGGATCTCAACCCTGATGTGTCCAATGCCAGAACCTTCTCTTTGGGGAGTAAAGggaggaagttgatgcttcctctaaCTCTGTGCTCTTTGCTTAGGCATATGCATCACAATTTTTTTCTGTACAAAGAGCACAGAGGCAGGTGAATGTGAAAAATTGTTGTCACTAaggtgatagataaaatggctactcagccaccatcttaagaacgatgcaggcctgaaggaggaagaagtacTTGCTTATTCAGTAACCTAGCTCAGAACTCTCTTGTAGCCAGATGCTGATAAAGGGACAGTTGAATCAGGCAACaaacaattttgaggaactgtgacGCCACTCAACCACCAACAGAGGAGGCTGTCTTGCACCTGCAGATGCTTTTGCCCCAGGCCCCGTGACTAGTACACATAAACCTGCCCTATTCccccctttgctggtctcagtccacttgcacccaggcatttttataataaatttttctttgttagCACAGCA is drawn from Saccopteryx leptura isolate mSacLep1 chromosome 1, mSacLep1_pri_phased_curated, whole genome shotgun sequence and contains these coding sequences:
- the LOC136389446 gene encoding DNA dC->dU-editing enzyme APOBEC-3H-like isoform X2, coding for MLSATSIFSFPLYRNTMNLLSEDKFRYQFGNESKVPKPQGRRKTYLCYQLKHPDGSTLDQGCVKNKKKDHAEIRFIKKISSLDLDQTQSYKITCYITWSPCLSCAEALVAFIKDCPHLSLLIFASRLFCHWLRKCNMALLHLWTSNILLLVMGEPEFADCWEHFVDNQGKHFEPWEKLTQISEKSKRRLLRILGSTEQLCPQNDLVDIIRNLNLDAHDPHSGSS
- the LOC136389446 gene encoding DNA dC->dU-editing enzyme APOBEC-3H-like isoform X1, giving the protein MPMTKGRAGTILLRRDNQMPGIRLHQGAGKGRRNTMNLLSEDKFRYQFGNESKVPKPQGRRKTYLCYQLKHPDGSTLDQGCVKNKKKDHAEIRFIKKISSLDLDQTQSYKITCYITWSPCLSCAEALVAFIKDCPHLSLLIFASRLFCHWLRKCNMALLHLWTSNILLLVMGEPEFADCWEHFVDNQGKHFEPWEKLTQISEKSKRRLLRILGSTEQLCPQNDLVDIIRNLNLDAHDPHSGSS
- the LOC136389446 gene encoding DNA dC->dU-editing enzyme APOBEC-3H-like isoform X3; translated protein: MPMTKGRAGTILLRRDNQMPGIRLHQGAGKGRRNTMNLLSEDKFRYQFGNESKVPKPQGRRKTYLCYQLKHPDGSTLDQGCVKNKKKDHAEIRFIKKISSLDLDQTQSYKITCYITWSPCLSCAEALVAFIKDCPHLSLLIFASRLFCHWLRKCNMALLHLWTSNILLLVMGEPGPTGILFSSQSLLTAGNTLWTTKENISSPGRS